One genomic region from Nocardia vinacea encodes:
- a CDS encoding serine/threonine-protein kinase — protein MAHPAPPVPGATVGPDRSPGGPRGTGVAEVVERFAEAWRAADAPPDLPAYLPDSPAIRRVSLIELIKVDLANRWMRGTEPKRLAEYVEDLPELRTWPLPPDLIYEEFHVRRRAGSSVNVEEYTAAYPEQAEQLSEMLATDDYRSTLLAVYADPVNLDEIDVGQKIDDFDLMTGLGRGAFARVFLARQRSMQRLVAVKISQDKTAEPQTLAQLDHDYIVRVFDQRVLESRRLRLLYMQYVPGGTLFTVLERVRNTPAAERSGALLVDVIDSVLADKGEIRPSESPVRAELAELSWPETIAWLGRRLAQALDYAGRCGVLHRDIKPANVLLTAEGIPKLADFNISFSGNVSGDSPVAYFGGSLAYMSPEQLAAVHPDKPTTAADLDTRSDLYALAVMLWELLTGRKPFDDDKVTGGDRTALDGMLDRRSRSPQSLPYQDLPADCPVALRRALVRALDPDPDKRWARGADMAQQFDVCLDARARDLVDPPPHSWRLRARVLMHPIMALAIGGPNALAILYSYNHNRTLIIAKLDEQAQLRFDQIAVATYGICFLIGIIVTNVLLVDLWSISRGLRKGKSYDAPTLARARSEALQLGRRNVLTCFALWVLAGVVVPVSVQVSGNHLTAEAYVHFFITQIVCGAIAMAYPYFLVSFYAVRSIYPMFLPHGGLGAADGVQLRRLDRSSTYFLAIAAAVPLLGVAGATFIPAEDIPAVIVPLRVLCVGSALAFIAIYWLFRMLEQDLAALERLVAR, from the coding sequence ATGGCGCACCCCGCTCCGCCGGTTCCGGGGGCGACGGTCGGTCCGGACCGCTCGCCGGGCGGTCCGCGCGGCACCGGGGTCGCCGAGGTCGTCGAGCGATTCGCGGAAGCCTGGCGGGCAGCCGATGCGCCCCCGGATCTGCCCGCCTACCTACCGGATTCCCCAGCCATCCGCCGGGTGTCGCTGATCGAGCTGATCAAGGTCGATCTGGCGAACCGGTGGATGCGTGGCACGGAGCCGAAGCGTCTCGCCGAATACGTCGAGGACCTGCCGGAATTGCGCACCTGGCCGCTGCCGCCCGATCTCATCTACGAAGAGTTCCACGTCCGCAGGCGCGCGGGCAGTTCGGTGAATGTCGAGGAATACACCGCGGCCTATCCCGAACAGGCCGAGCAACTCTCGGAGATGCTGGCCACCGACGATTACCGCAGCACTCTGCTGGCCGTCTATGCCGATCCGGTGAACCTCGACGAGATCGATGTCGGCCAGAAGATCGACGACTTCGACCTGATGACCGGGCTGGGTCGGGGCGCGTTCGCGCGAGTGTTCCTGGCCAGACAGCGCTCCATGCAGCGGCTCGTCGCGGTGAAGATCTCCCAGGACAAGACCGCCGAACCACAGACCCTGGCCCAGCTCGACCACGACTACATCGTGCGGGTCTTCGACCAACGGGTCCTGGAGAGTCGCCGCCTGCGCCTGCTGTACATGCAGTACGTGCCGGGCGGGACACTGTTCACTGTGCTCGAGCGGGTGCGCAACACACCGGCGGCCGAACGCTCGGGCGCACTGCTGGTCGATGTCATCGACTCGGTACTCGCCGACAAGGGCGAGATCCGGCCCAGCGAATCCCCCGTGCGCGCCGAACTGGCCGAACTGTCCTGGCCGGAGACCATCGCCTGGCTCGGGCGCAGACTGGCCCAGGCACTCGACTACGCCGGACGCTGCGGAGTGCTGCACCGCGATATCAAACCGGCCAATGTGCTGCTGACCGCCGAGGGCATACCGAAACTCGCCGATTTCAATATCAGCTTCAGCGGCAATGTCTCCGGTGACAGCCCGGTCGCCTACTTCGGCGGCTCGCTGGCCTATATGTCACCGGAGCAGCTGGCCGCCGTGCACCCGGACAAACCGACGACAGCCGCCGACCTCGATACCCGCAGCGACCTTTACGCGCTGGCCGTCATGCTCTGGGAATTGCTCACCGGCCGTAAGCCTTTCGATGACGATAAGGTGACCGGCGGCGATCGCACCGCACTCGATGGCATGTTGGATCGCCGCTCGCGCAGTCCGCAATCGCTGCCATATCAGGATCTTCCGGCCGATTGCCCAGTGGCGCTGCGTCGCGCACTGGTCCGCGCCCTCGACCCGGATCCGGATAAGCGGTGGGCGCGCGGCGCGGATATGGCCCAGCAATTCGATGTCTGCCTGGACGCGCGCGCCCGCGACCTGGTCGACCCGCCGCCGCACAGCTGGCGGTTGCGCGCACGGGTGCTCATGCACCCCATCATGGCGCTGGCCATCGGCGGTCCGAACGCGCTGGCAATCCTGTACAGCTACAACCACAATCGCACACTCATCATCGCCAAATTGGACGAGCAGGCGCAGCTCCGCTTCGACCAGATCGCCGTCGCCACCTACGGCATCTGCTTCCTGATCGGGATCATCGTCACCAATGTGCTGCTGGTCGATCTGTGGTCCATTTCGCGCGGGCTACGCAAGGGCAAGTCCTACGACGCGCCGACCCTGGCGCGCGCCCGCAGCGAGGCCCTGCAACTCGGTCGCCGAAATGTGTTGACCTGCTTCGCATTATGGGTATTGGCCGGAGTTGTCGTCCCGGTCTCGGTGCAGGTCTCGGGCAATCACCTCACCGCCGAGGCCTATGTGCACTTCTTCATCACCCAGATCGTTTGCGGCGCGATCGCCATGGCCTACCCGTATTTTCTGGTCAGTTTTTATGCGGTGCGCAGCATCTACCCGATGTTCCTGCCGCACGGCGGACTCGGCGCCGCCGACGGTGTCCAACTGCGCCGGCTCGACCGCAGCAGCACCTACTTCCTCGCCATCGCCGCCGCCGTACCGCTGCTCGGCGTCGCGGGCGCGACGTTCATTCCCGCCGAGGATATTCCGGCGGTCATCGTGCCGCTGCGTGTGCTGTGTGTGGGCAGCGCGCTGGCCTTCATTGCCATCTACTGGTTGTTCCGGATGCTCGAACAAGACCTCGCCGCTCTGGAACGCCTTGTCGCCCGGTGA
- the thpD gene encoding ectoine hydroxylase: protein MTLVQTDDRYPTRLVTVGEHRDRTDPTVWGAVDSEELASFDANGFGIVEELLTPAEVTEFSAEIDRLAGDPALQGDDRVIVEKSSNRVRSVFEVHRLSGAIADLVRESRVAGLARQVLGSDVYIHQSRVNYMPGFRGTGFYWHSDFETWHAEDGMPAPRAVSLSIALTNNYPINGSLMVMPGSHRTFVPCTGSTPAEHYRESLQEQEIGVPTHADINALANQYGITQFTGSAGSALLFDSNIMHGSSNNITPFPRSNIFLVFNSVENTLVEPFAAPAPRPTYIASRDFTPV from the coding sequence ATGACGTTGGTGCAGACCGACGATCGCTACCCGACTCGGCTCGTCACGGTCGGCGAGCACCGGGACCGGACCGATCCCACGGTGTGGGGCGCGGTCGATTCCGAGGAGCTGGCCTCCTTCGATGCCAATGGTTTCGGGATCGTCGAAGAGCTGTTGACACCCGCCGAGGTCACGGAGTTCAGTGCCGAAATCGACCGTCTCGCCGGTGATCCGGCGCTGCAGGGCGACGACCGGGTGATCGTGGAGAAGTCCTCGAACCGGGTGCGTTCGGTCTTCGAGGTGCACCGGCTCAGCGGCGCGATCGCCGATCTGGTGCGCGAATCCCGGGTGGCCGGATTGGCCAGGCAGGTGCTCGGCTCGGACGTCTACATCCATCAGAGCCGAGTGAACTACATGCCCGGCTTCCGCGGCACCGGCTTCTACTGGCATTCGGATTTCGAGACCTGGCATGCCGAGGACGGCATGCCCGCACCGCGTGCGGTCAGCCTGTCCATCGCATTGACCAACAACTATCCGATCAACGGCAGCCTGATGGTGATGCCCGGCTCGCACCGCACCTTCGTTCCGTGCACCGGCAGCACTCCGGCCGAGCATTATCGGGAGTCGTTGCAGGAGCAGGAGATCGGCGTACCGACGCACGCGGATATCAATGCGCTGGCGAACCAGTACGGCATCACCCAGTTCACTGGAAGCGCCGGATCGGCCCTGCTGTTCGATTCGAATATCATGCACGGTTCGTCGAACAACATCACGCCGTTCCCGCGGTCGAACATCTTCCTGGTGTTCAACAGCGTGGAGAACACACTGGTGGAGCCGTTCGCCGCCCCGGCCCCGCGACCGACGTATATCGCGAGCCGGGACTTCACGCCGGTGTAA
- a CDS encoding ectoine synthase, with the protein MIVRSTAGITGTDRDVAGQGWRSKRIVLGGDGVGFSFHETSIEAGTVHEFHYRYHVEAVWLIEGEGTLTDLDHGVSYELAPGSMYLLDGHERHRLEVRTDMRMMCVFNPPVTGQEVHDSDGVYPLVAAQVSG; encoded by the coding sequence ATGATCGTGCGCAGCACCGCGGGGATCACCGGCACCGATCGCGATGTCGCGGGGCAGGGCTGGCGCAGTAAGCGCATCGTGCTCGGCGGCGACGGCGTCGGATTCTCCTTCCACGAGACCAGCATCGAAGCCGGGACCGTGCACGAGTTCCACTACCGCTACCACGTGGAAGCGGTGTGGCTCATCGAAGGCGAGGGGACGCTGACGGATCTGGACCACGGCGTCAGCTACGAATTGGCGCCGGGCTCGATGTACCTGCTCGACGGACACGAGCGCCACCGCTTGGAGGTACGTACCGATATGCGGATGATGTGCGTGTTCAACCCGCCGGTCACCGGGCAGGAGGTCCACGACAGCGACGGCGTCTACCCGCTCGTCGCGGCCCAGGTAAGCGGATAG
- the ectB gene encoding diaminobutyrate--2-oxoglutarate transaminase: MITAETTIFEELESNVRGYCRAWPTVFTTASGSWLRAEDGKEYLDFFAGAGALNYGHNNPVLKQPLLDYIAGDGITHGLDMSTVAKRGLLETLRDVVFTPRGLDYKVQFPGPTGANAVEAALKLARKVTGRETIISFTNAFHGMSLGALSVTGNAAKRAGAGVPLVHAAHMPYDGYFDNTTADFQWMERVLDDTSSGFDRPAAVIVETVQGEGGVNIARPEWLRHLSELCTARGILLIVDDVQMGCGRTGPFFSFEIAGITPDIVTLSKSIGGYGLPLALVLFKPELDVWAPGEHNGTFRGNNPAFITAQAALEHFWSDGTLQASTEAKGQRIGAALTQAAEYFPGISTRGRGLVHGVVFDDPSQAGKVCQVAFERGLLVETSGSLDEVVKLLPPLTATDEEVEHGLRVLTGAIGTVCGQER; the protein is encoded by the coding sequence ATGATTACCGCCGAGACGACCATTTTCGAGGAACTCGAATCCAATGTCCGTGGCTATTGCCGCGCCTGGCCGACGGTGTTCACCACCGCGTCCGGGAGTTGGTTGCGCGCCGAGGATGGGAAGGAGTACCTCGACTTCTTCGCCGGAGCGGGTGCGTTGAACTACGGCCACAACAATCCGGTGCTCAAGCAGCCGCTACTGGACTACATCGCCGGTGACGGGATCACCCACGGCCTCGACATGTCGACCGTGGCCAAGCGCGGACTGCTGGAAACCTTGCGCGACGTCGTCTTCACGCCGCGCGGCCTGGATTACAAGGTCCAGTTCCCCGGCCCGACCGGTGCGAATGCCGTCGAAGCCGCGCTGAAGCTGGCTCGCAAGGTCACCGGACGCGAGACGATCATCAGCTTCACCAACGCCTTCCACGGCATGTCGCTGGGTGCGCTGTCGGTGACCGGCAATGCCGCCAAGCGGGCCGGCGCCGGTGTGCCGCTGGTGCATGCCGCGCATATGCCCTATGACGGCTACTTCGACAACACCACTGCCGACTTCCAGTGGATGGAGCGGGTGCTCGACGACACCTCGTCCGGTTTCGACCGCCCCGCGGCGGTGATCGTGGAGACGGTGCAGGGTGAGGGGGGCGTGAATATCGCCCGGCCGGAGTGGCTGCGGCATCTGTCCGAATTGTGCACCGCGCGTGGCATCCTGCTCATCGTCGACGATGTGCAGATGGGCTGCGGCCGGACCGGACCGTTCTTCTCCTTCGAGATCGCCGGCATCACCCCGGATATCGTGACGCTGTCAAAGTCCATCGGCGGCTACGGTTTGCCGCTGGCGCTGGTGCTGTTCAAACCGGAACTCGACGTCTGGGCGCCGGGTGAGCACAACGGCACCTTCCGCGGTAACAACCCGGCCTTCATCACCGCACAGGCCGCGCTCGAGCACTTCTGGTCCGACGGCACCCTGCAGGCCTCGACCGAGGCGAAGGGACAGCGGATCGGTGCGGCCCTGACCCAGGCGGCCGAGTACTTCCCGGGCATTTCGACGCGGGGTCGCGGATTGGTGCACGGTGTGGTCTTCGACGATCCCTCCCAGGCCGGCAAGGTCTGCCAGGTCGCCTTCGAGCGTGGGCTGCTGGTGGAGACCTCCGGTTCGCTGGACGAAGTGGTGAAGTTGCTGCCGCCATTGACGGCCACCGACGAGGAGGTCGAGCATGGTCTGCGAGTGCTGACCGGCGCGATCGGCACCGTTTGCGGACAGGAGCGTTGA
- the ectA gene encoding diaminobutyrate acetyltransferase, whose translation MSLHTLSTKTIEPSVTEYPSAVPISGPHTQPVLRSPRVGDAAEIWRIAKDSQVLDTNSSYAYLLWCRDFASTSVVAEVGGRVVGFVIGYLRPQAPETVFVWQVAVEHEQRGRGLGAALLDTLLDTVAGAGVSALETTIAPDNPASIAMFASVARRRSAELTKHPLFDSELFPDSHAAEDLYLIAPTARKQEDRR comes from the coding sequence ATGTCACTGCACACCCTGTCCACCAAGACGATCGAACCGTCGGTCACCGAATACCCTTCGGCCGTACCGATTTCCGGACCGCACACGCAGCCGGTGCTGCGCTCACCGAGAGTCGGTGACGCGGCCGAGATCTGGCGGATCGCCAAGGATTCGCAGGTCCTCGACACCAACTCCAGCTACGCCTACCTGCTGTGGTGTCGTGATTTCGCGAGCACCTCGGTGGTTGCCGAAGTCGGTGGCCGGGTCGTCGGATTCGTGATCGGCTACCTGCGGCCGCAGGCGCCGGAGACGGTGTTCGTGTGGCAGGTCGCGGTCGAGCACGAACAGCGGGGACGCGGCCTCGGCGCGGCGCTGCTGGACACGCTGCTCGACACCGTGGCCGGCGCCGGTGTTTCGGCATTGGAGACCACGATCGCACCGGACAATCCGGCCTCGATCGCGATGTTCGCCTCGGTGGCGCGTCGCCGGTCGGCCGAGCTGACCAAGCACCCCCTATTCGATTCCGAACTCTTCCCGGACAGCCACGCTGCCGAAGACCTCTATTTGATCGCCCCTACCGCCCGAAAGCAGGAGGATCGACGATGA
- a CDS encoding response regulator transcription factor, whose amino-acid sequence MTANLMIVDDDEVVRGALRTAMEDEGYDVAEAHEAEDALTYLRSNGAPDVMIVELMLGDMDGFDCIREIRREHDVPIIVVSSRDDTHDVVAALEAGADDYVTKPFEIKEISARMRALRRRARLTMEREAPREAVLDAHPGGSLVLDRDGGAVRRGEDEIRLTITEFKLLCELAESPGRVLSRTVLLERVWDDGFFGDERIVDVHMRRLRTKIELDASEPRIVVTVRGLGYRLDLQR is encoded by the coding sequence TTGACCGCAAACCTGATGATCGTTGACGACGACGAAGTGGTACGTGGCGCACTGCGCACGGCCATGGAAGACGAGGGTTACGACGTTGCCGAGGCACATGAGGCCGAGGACGCGCTGACGTATCTGCGCAGCAATGGCGCTCCCGATGTGATGATCGTCGAGCTGATGCTCGGCGATATGGACGGCTTCGATTGCATCAGGGAGATCCGCCGTGAGCACGACGTGCCGATCATCGTGGTCAGCTCGCGTGATGACACCCATGATGTTGTGGCCGCGCTGGAGGCGGGGGCCGACGACTATGTCACCAAGCCGTTCGAGATCAAGGAGATCTCCGCGCGCATGCGGGCGCTGCGCCGTCGCGCGCGCCTGACGATGGAGCGCGAAGCGCCGCGTGAGGCCGTACTCGACGCGCACCCCGGCGGATCGCTGGTGCTGGATCGAGACGGTGGCGCGGTACGCCGCGGCGAAGACGAAATCCGCCTCACCATCACCGAATTCAAATTGCTCTGCGAACTCGCGGAATCGCCAGGACGGGTGCTCAGCCGCACCGTTCTGCTCGAAAGAGTATGGGACGACGGCTTTTTCGGCGATGAGCGCATCGTCGATGTCCATATGCGCCGCCTGCGCACCAAAATCGAGCTCGACGCCTCCGAGCCGCGCATCGTGGTCACCGTGCGCGGTCTCGGCTACCGACTCGATCTGCAGCGCTGA
- a CDS encoding RNA polymerase sigma factor SigF, translating into MAADSRAHRDSYDNIEPLFEKIAAIDPADHRRELLREELIGRCLPLAEHIARKFSGRGENFDDLLQVARLGLVQAVDRFDVSRGSSFLSFAVPTIMGEVRRHFRDNTWAVRVPRRTKEIQLSIGPTIEALSQRLGRLPKAREIAAELDVDLVEVTQALIAGNAYQSSSIDAVAGDDIENAPQPLLDSLGEDEPSYQYVEDYLAVRPLIEELPDREREVLVMRFFESMTQSQIAEQLGVSQMHVSRILSRTLGKLRDAALRD; encoded by the coding sequence ATGGCGGCTGATTCGAGAGCGCACCGCGACAGTTACGACAATATCGAGCCGCTCTTCGAAAAGATCGCCGCCATCGACCCGGCCGATCACCGTCGAGAACTATTGCGCGAGGAACTGATCGGCCGGTGCCTACCGCTGGCCGAACACATCGCGCGCAAATTCTCCGGGCGCGGCGAGAACTTCGACGATCTGCTGCAGGTGGCCCGGTTGGGTTTGGTGCAGGCCGTCGACCGCTTCGATGTGTCGCGTGGTTCCTCGTTCCTGTCGTTCGCGGTGCCGACGATCATGGGCGAAGTGCGCAGGCATTTCCGGGACAACACCTGGGCGGTGCGGGTGCCCCGGCGCACCAAAGAGATCCAGCTCAGCATCGGTCCGACCATCGAGGCGTTATCGCAGCGGCTGGGCCGGTTGCCGAAGGCGCGCGAGATCGCCGCGGAGCTGGATGTGGATCTGGTCGAGGTCACCCAGGCGCTGATCGCGGGCAATGCCTATCAGTCGAGTTCGATCGACGCGGTGGCCGGCGACGACATCGAGAACGCGCCGCAACCGCTGCTGGACAGTCTCGGTGAAGATGAGCCCAGCTACCAGTATGTGGAGGACTACCTGGCGGTCCGGCCGCTGATCGAGGAGCTGCCCGACCGGGAACGCGAGGTGCTGGTCATGCGCTTTTTCGAGTCCATGACCCAGTCCCAGATAGCCGAACAGCTCGGCGTTTCGCAGATGCATGTCTCCCGCATACTGTCCAGAACGCTCGGCAAGTTGCGCGACGCCGCGCTGCGCGACTGA
- a CDS encoding anti-sigma factor, with product MGEWSSQSAAEKTTTIGVRIPAELEQLTMLRALAETVALIADFAIDEVVDIRLALDEVATSLILEATPGSTLDSDFTYNDHEMFVRVSAVAVSEKVVGQAGFGWHIVRTLTQSISAAQEPFDSVISGYPTVVDFSWARSGDGG from the coding sequence ATGGGGGAGTGGAGTTCCCAGTCCGCGGCGGAGAAGACGACGACGATCGGGGTTCGCATCCCCGCCGAGTTGGAGCAGCTGACCATGCTGCGCGCGCTCGCCGAAACAGTCGCGCTTATCGCGGATTTCGCGATCGATGAAGTGGTCGATATCCGGCTCGCGCTGGACGAGGTGGCCACGTCGTTGATCCTGGAGGCAACTCCGGGCTCGACCCTGGACAGCGATTTCACCTACAACGATCACGAGATGTTCGTGCGCGTGTCCGCGGTCGCGGTGTCGGAGAAGGTGGTCGGTCAGGCCGGATTCGGCTGGCATATCGTCCGCACGCTGACGCAGTCGATCTCGGCGGCGCAGGAGCCGTTCGACAGTGTGATCTCCGGATATCCGACTGTCGTCGACTTCAGCTGGGCGCGGAGTGGTGATGGCGGCTGA
- a CDS encoding PAS and ANTAR domain-containing protein has product MESGSVSPEQAKALGRVIGMGKTQSVGTFYFWFADERWEWSDEVAALHGYEPGTVTPTTELLLSHKHPEDRAQVADTLANSIENAQPFSSRHRIIDTSGRVHHVIVVADQMLDEAETVIGTSGYYIDVTDALEERQQETLDDALPELYASRAVIEQAKGALMLAYGINGEQAFRVLSWRSQETNIKLRALAAQLIADLGMLTDSMAELRTRFDHLLLTAHERIEAD; this is encoded by the coding sequence ATGGAGAGTGGATCGGTTTCGCCCGAGCAGGCGAAGGCGTTGGGCCGGGTCATCGGCATGGGGAAGACGCAGAGCGTCGGCACCTTCTACTTCTGGTTTGCCGACGAGCGGTGGGAATGGTCCGACGAGGTGGCGGCATTGCATGGATACGAGCCGGGGACGGTGACACCGACCACTGAACTGCTGCTGTCGCATAAACATCCAGAGGATCGCGCACAGGTCGCTGACACCCTGGCCAACTCCATCGAAAACGCGCAGCCGTTCTCCAGCCGGCACCGGATCATCGATACGAGCGGTCGCGTGCACCACGTGATCGTGGTCGCCGATCAGATGCTCGACGAGGCGGAAACGGTGATCGGGACGTCGGGGTACTACATAGATGTCACCGACGCACTCGAGGAGCGGCAGCAGGAGACTCTCGACGACGCGCTGCCCGAACTGTATGCGTCGCGAGCCGTGATCGAGCAGGCCAAGGGCGCGTTGATGCTGGCCTACGGTATCAACGGCGAACAGGCGTTCCGGGTGCTGAGCTGGCGCTCCCAGGAGACCAACATCAAACTGCGTGCACTGGCCGCCCAGTTGATCGCCGATCTCGGGATGCTGACCGATTCGATGGCCGAACTGCGCACGCGCTTCGACCATCTGCTGTTGACTGCGCATGAACGGATCGAGGCCGACTGA
- a CDS encoding STAS domain-containing protein codes for MSAALQHRSNGQHPAGERPRNRFWSQRVDRRKHCVVVRAEGELDAAALPEFRAMLEQAVTTRCHAVVLDLRATKFLSIRVAATIGAITQRAAHDGPAVRIVAGRREIERVLAITGVRAVCCDFPTMRAALDT; via the coding sequence ATGTCTGCCGCTCTACAGCACCGATCGAATGGTCAGCACCCGGCCGGTGAACGACCACGTAACCGGTTCTGGTCGCAACGCGTCGATCGCCGTAAACACTGTGTGGTGGTGCGTGCCGAAGGGGAACTCGATGCGGCCGCACTCCCGGAGTTCCGCGCCATGCTCGAACAAGCCGTCACGACCCGGTGCCATGCGGTTGTCCTCGATCTGCGCGCCACCAAATTCTTGAGTATCCGGGTCGCGGCCACCATCGGAGCGATCACCCAGCGGGCCGCGCACGACGGTCCCGCTGTGCGGATCGTCGCGGGGCGCCGGGAGATCGAGCGGGTGCTCGCCATTACCGGAGTACGCGCCGTGTGCTGTGATTTCCCGACGATGCGGGCCGCGCTTGACACCTAA
- a CDS encoding DUF6328 family protein has product MATTSKGDDPAVTIDDQEWDRNARHETETQRLDRNWSNLVQELRVVQTGVQFLISALLILPFQAGFTTLSQLMRLLYLGTVSAAMGATVFLVAPVSWHRILFRRHRLGNVVAAAHRCAMAGIALLGLALTGATMLVMDTVAGTIAGAVSGAVVAALFAAAWVIAPLRWRDGRDESGG; this is encoded by the coding sequence ATGGCGACGACATCGAAGGGCGATGACCCAGCCGTGACCATCGATGATCAGGAATGGGATCGCAACGCCAGACATGAGACCGAAACGCAACGACTGGACCGCAATTGGTCCAATCTGGTGCAGGAACTGCGCGTCGTGCAGACCGGTGTGCAGTTCTTGATCAGCGCGCTGCTGATCCTCCCGTTCCAGGCCGGATTCACCACCTTGTCGCAGCTGATGCGCCTGCTGTATCTGGGTACCGTCTCCGCGGCGATGGGTGCGACGGTGTTCCTGGTCGCGCCGGTGTCGTGGCACCGGATCCTGTTCCGGCGACATCGGTTGGGCAATGTCGTGGCGGCGGCGCATCGCTGCGCGATGGCCGGAATCGCGCTGCTGGGACTCGCGCTGACCGGCGCGACGATGTTGGTGATGGACACCGTCGCAGGCACGATCGCCGGTGCGGTGTCGGGAGCGGTGGTCGCCGCGCTTTTCGCGGCGGCGTGGGTGATCGCACCGTTGCGCTGGCGCGATGGCCGCGATGAATCCGGTGGTTGA